A region of Kribbella sp. NBC_01245 DNA encodes the following proteins:
- a CDS encoding transglycosylase domain-containing protein, with the protein MSEGRRKAKPVKSRAKKHWAVRVAGWLTAAFLLGVIGAAAAFFIGYATTPIPDPNKEFETNTSTVKYATGETMGSFFEQNRESVPLSGIPQHVQAAVIAAEDRTFWTNPGVSPSAIARAAINIARGKQLQGGSTITQQYVKIMYLTQERTLSRKYKELFIATKLSRSADKKKILEGYLNTIYFGDGAYGIQAAAKTYFSKDVTELSAKEAAFLATILNNPSRFDPSDGPASRDRALNRYRYVLDGMLQAGVIKQIHYNEYIKKLPELKKQPKSNRYKGSQGFLLQMAKEELQARGFTAEKISGGGLRVTTTFNLELQKDAIKAVAEEHPEKTDNLYIGLASVRPGTGELVAMYGGPDYLKSALNWARLRARPGSAFKPFAVAAALQDGKNFEEEYQGDSPIEVQGAEYGNEFGEDYGDVNLLQATKKSINTAFYDLVDNKMEDGPEKLVNAAEAAGIPKTPVLEVARKNPATVLGPDPYASPVEMANAYATFAADGRYVPVHVIKQVTDAKGNILFSAEKAYPAKQAFPTEVAVQTSYAMQQVVKKGGTGTAARELDQPVAGKTGTAGGVALEHRAENAKCDGCLDNKDTLTSWWVGYTKHLSTAVVYRAGKTKLPSGNVIMGEGDLDPYDKSTEAFFGGKWPLRTWLAFMEPAHEGKDEIEFTKPDGDLPPVDPTPTPTPTPTPTPTPTPTPTPTPTLSPTPTQTDETETPGSPTPTKTKTPKPPITLPTGPPTETEPPPEE; encoded by the coding sequence GTGAGTGAAGGTCGTAGGAAAGCAAAGCCGGTCAAGTCGCGCGCCAAGAAACATTGGGCGGTGCGGGTGGCCGGCTGGCTGACCGCAGCATTCCTGCTCGGCGTGATCGGCGCGGCGGCCGCGTTCTTCATCGGCTACGCGACCACGCCGATCCCGGACCCGAACAAGGAATTCGAGACCAACACTTCGACGGTCAAATACGCGACCGGCGAGACGATGGGCTCCTTCTTCGAGCAGAACCGGGAGTCGGTTCCGCTCAGCGGGATTCCGCAGCACGTGCAGGCGGCCGTCATCGCGGCCGAGGACCGTACTTTCTGGACGAACCCGGGCGTGTCACCATCCGCCATCGCGCGTGCGGCGATCAACATCGCCCGCGGCAAGCAACTCCAGGGTGGTTCGACCATCACCCAGCAGTACGTGAAGATCATGTACCTGACCCAGGAGCGGACCCTCTCCCGGAAGTACAAGGAACTTTTCATCGCGACCAAGCTCAGCCGCTCGGCCGACAAGAAGAAGATCCTCGAGGGCTACCTGAACACCATCTACTTTGGTGACGGTGCCTATGGCATCCAGGCCGCCGCGAAGACGTACTTCAGCAAGGACGTAACGGAGCTTTCAGCGAAGGAAGCCGCCTTCCTGGCCACCATCCTGAACAACCCGAGCCGATTCGACCCCTCGGATGGACCGGCCTCGCGTGACCGGGCGCTGAACCGCTATCGGTATGTGCTCGACGGCATGCTCCAGGCAGGCGTGATCAAGCAGATCCACTACAACGAGTACATCAAGAAGCTGCCGGAGTTGAAGAAGCAGCCGAAGAGCAACCGCTACAAGGGTTCTCAAGGCTTCCTCCTGCAGATGGCCAAGGAGGAACTCCAGGCTCGCGGATTCACGGCCGAGAAGATCAGCGGCGGCGGTCTCCGCGTAACGACCACCTTCAATCTCGAGCTCCAGAAGGATGCGATCAAGGCGGTCGCCGAAGAGCACCCGGAGAAGACCGACAACCTCTACATCGGTCTCGCCTCGGTGCGGCCGGGGACTGGCGAGCTGGTCGCGATGTACGGCGGTCCCGACTACCTGAAGAGCGCGCTCAACTGGGCCCGGCTGCGAGCCCGGCCGGGATCGGCTTTCAAGCCCTTCGCGGTCGCCGCGGCGCTGCAGGACGGCAAGAACTTCGAAGAGGAGTACCAGGGCGACAGCCCGATCGAGGTCCAGGGAGCGGAGTACGGCAACGAGTTCGGCGAGGACTACGGCGACGTCAACCTGCTGCAGGCCACGAAGAAGTCGATCAACACCGCGTTCTACGACCTGGTCGACAACAAGATGGAAGACGGCCCGGAGAAGCTCGTCAACGCCGCCGAGGCGGCCGGTATCCCGAAGACCCCGGTGCTCGAGGTCGCCCGGAAGAACCCGGCGACCGTGCTCGGCCCCGACCCGTACGCGTCGCCCGTGGAGATGGCCAACGCCTACGCGACCTTCGCCGCCGACGGCCGGTACGTGCCGGTGCACGTGATCAAGCAGGTTACGGATGCCAAAGGCAATATCCTCTTCAGCGCCGAGAAGGCCTACCCGGCCAAGCAGGCCTTCCCAACGGAAGTCGCGGTCCAGACCAGCTACGCCATGCAGCAGGTCGTGAAGAAGGGCGGCACCGGTACGGCCGCACGCGAGCTCGACCAGCCGGTCGCGGGCAAGACCGGCACCGCCGGTGGTGTCGCCCTGGAGCACCGCGCGGAGAACGCGAAGTGCGACGGCTGCCTGGACAACAAGGACACCCTCACCTCGTGGTGGGTCGGTTACACCAAGCACCTGTCGACCGCGGTCGTCTATCGCGCGGGCAAGACCAAGCTGCCCAGCGGCAACGTGATCATGGGTGAGGGCGACCTCGACCCGTACGACAAGTCCACCGAGGCGTTCTTCGGTGGAAAGTGGCCGCTGCGGACCTGGCTGGCCTTCATGGAGCCGGCGCACGAGGGCAAGGACGAGATCGAGTTCACGAAGCCGGACGGCGATCTGCCGCCGGTCGACCCGACTCCGACGCCTACCCCGACGCCCACGCCGACGCCAACCCCGACGCCCACACCGACGCCGACTCCGACGCTCTCCCCGACGCCGACGCAGACGGACGAGACCGAGACACCGGGCTCGCCGACGCCGACGAAGACCAAGACGCCCAAACCGCCGATCACCCTTCCGACCGGCCCACCAACGGAGACCGAACCTCCCCCGGAGGAGTAG